CCCACTAATAACAGGCTGATGATGGATGCTTTTCGTAAAGTCTTATTCATGTTTGGCAAATTACTGGTTCAGAGATCAGACAACTAAATAAAGCGATGCTTTATCTTAGGATTTGTCTAAAATATTTTTAGAAGATTAAGTTAGCGGCACAAAGGTATCAAGAAGTAAAGGCCAATAAAGCTTTTATTAGATTCATATAACTAATATTTATCTAATTTTTTACTTTATGTTTTTTATTTTATTGACAATCAAACACATATAAATAAATAAAAAATATTTATATATAGTGGAATAACCTTGCTGATTTATTGATTTAAGATCGGAAGAGAAGGGCTAAGACCCTGTAGTTTTAAAATAGATCCTGTTGCTTATTTATAAATACTGGCTTTTTTAATTTCACATCAAGCTCTTTATTAATTTTATCGACCAAATAAATGGTTAGTTCCGGAGAAGTTGCCTCGTTATGCATATGCATAAAATAATACAATTCTTCCAAACCATGGTCCATCCAATATTTGAGGCGTTTGATCCAGGCATCTGTTCTTGTATAATCTGTTTTGTGTAAGCTATTCCCAACATATCGAATGAATGTTTTGGGGACAGTTAATTCCATATGAGCACAATCTCTTCTTCCGGCAGTATCTGTAATAACTGCACCGATATTTAACGAGCGAAGCGTATCAAATAACTCTTTGCGAATGATTTTATCTGTAAACCAATCCGGGTGTCTGACCTCTAAAAAGAATTGCAGATCTACCGGAAGTGATCTTAGGTAGTTAAATAATTTATCTCTTTGGTTGGGAGAAAAGCGTTCACTGACTTGTAAAAATACAGGACCTAAATGTTCTTTAAAAGCTAGTATCCCTTCTAAAAAAGAATCGGTTATAGCATCAACATTATTGAATCCGCTGTAATGACTTATTGCTTGTGGAACTTTTGGACAAAATTTAAAATCAATTCCTTTTGCTTTTGCCGCCCATTTTGCGATCGCCGCAGCATCATATATTTTGTAGTGCGTAGCATTCAATTCGATAGAGTTGTAATGCTTCACATAGTGTTCTAAAAAGTTAGCATCTTTAGTTCCCTTCGGATAAATTTTTCCTATCCATTCTTTTCTACCCCACTTGGCGCAACCAATATAAATTTCAGGGTGCTTTGTTTTTATTCCGGATAATACCAATTTATTAGCCGCCGGTTCTTTAGGCAATGAAAAATCAACAGACTCCAATTCTTTTGGTGATACTTTTCCGAAATCCATAAATATGAATTGTCTTATATAGAAAAAGTATAGAGCTAATAACAGCGCTATAAATTTTTTGTTTCTATAACAAAATTTTATCCTTAAGATCTTTATCTCCCAAAGTCATCCTGCACACGAACAATATCCTCTTCATTAGAAGGATTTTTTGCATCCGTATGTTGCCAGATCTCAGCAACAATTCCCCATTGCTGTGTACCGATCAAACGATGGCGTTCTCCTTGTTTTAATTGCACGATATCGCCGGGGTGCAAAATTCTTTTTTCTTTTTCTTCATCCGTATCACTAGTGATAACAGCCGCTTCGCCACCAATTAATTTCCATATTTCTGCACGACGATGATGGTACTGCCAGCTTAATCTTTTTTCAGGAGCAACAATTAAAATCTTAGGACTTAGTTTATCTGCTATCAGCAGATCTTCTTTTTTCAGATGCGGAAAATAAGTAGCAATAAAGGTTTCCGCCTGCGATTCATCAATTACAAAAAACCCACCCCATGGGCGTGAGCTATCTTGTTTATCAATGTTGAAGTTTTTCGTTTGCAAATACTTTTCAACTTCCTGAAAAACTTTTTCTTTGGTTGTGTCAGCGATAAAAGAAAGGTTCATAGTAAGAATTTATCTCCCCATGTAAACCATCAGGATCTGTACATCGCTTGGGTTTACACCCGAAATGCGTGACGCCTGACCTAGCGTACGGGGTTTTATTTTAGTGAATTTTTGTCTTGCTTCGGTTGATAACGAAACTAATTTATCGTAATTAAAATTATCAGGTATTATCAGGTTTTCTAACTGGCTCATTTTAGCAACCAGTTCTTTTTCTTTTTCAATGTACACATCATACTTCGTTTGTATCTCTACTTGCTCTAATGTCTCTTTATTAAAATTGCTTAATGCATCTGCCAATTTTGGAACAGCGTTTATTAACTCAATAATATTTACCATTGGCCGCAACAATAGCTGAGCTGCTTTTTGTTTTGATATTAACGGCGACGAATAAACGCTTTCTAAATAATCATTTGTTTCCTCCGGCTCAAGCGTTACTTTATTTAATATATCTTTTACCTTTTCTACAGACTCTCTTTTACTTATCACTTTTTCCATTCTTTCTTGCGATGCCAATCCCAAACGGTAACTCATTTCAGTTAATCTCAAATCAGCATTATCCTGTCGTAATAAAGTTCTGAACTCTGCCCTGCTGGTAAACATTCTGTAAGGTTCATCGGTTCCTTTATTAATCAGGTCATCGATCAATACCCCAATGTATGCTTCACTACGCTTCAAGATCACAGCATCCAATTCGCTCGCTTTTTGATGGGCGTTGATTCCTGCCATTAAACCCTGGCAGGCCGCCTCTTCATAACCAGTAGTTCCATTTATTTGCCCGGCAAAAAACAGGTTTTGTACCAGCTTTGTTTCCAGGCTAAATTTTAACTGTGTAGGTGGGAAATAATCATATTCAATGGCATATCCAGGACGAAACATTCTGCAGTTTTCAAACCCTGGAACCATTTTAAGTGCTTGATATTGAACATCTTCTGGTAAGGAGGTGCTGAAACCATTAACATATATTTCTACGGTATTCCAACCTTCAGGCTCTACGAACAGCTGATGACGCTCTTTATCTGCAAATCGATTGATCTTGTCTTCTATGCTTGGACAGTATCTTGGACCTCTTCCTTGTATCCTTCCCTGGAACATAGGACTTTTTTCAAACCCCGTCTTTAAAATATCATGGACAACATCGCTCGTATAGGTTATCCAGCAGCTTCTTTGCTGTTGGGGCTTTATTCTTTCAATATCCAAAAAGCTGAATCCTACGATCTCATCGTCCCCTTTTTGTTCTTCCATCTTAGAATAATCCAAGCTTCTTCCATCAATCCTTGGTGGAGTTCCTGTTTTTAGGCGATCGCTTTCAAACCCTAAAGAAATTAATTGCTCTGTAATTCCTGTGGCTGCTTTCTCTGCTACTCTTCCGCCGCCAAATCTTTTTTCTCCAATATGAATTACTCCGTTTAAGAATGTGCCATTGGTTAAAACCACCGACTTCGCTTTGATCTCATGACCTAAACCGGTAATCACTCCGCAAGCTCTGCCATCTTTCACCAATAGTCCATTTACCATATCCTGGTAAAAATCTACGTTAAGTGTGTTTTCCAACATTTCTCTCCATGTAGCAGCAAACAACATTCTATCGTTTTGTGCTCTTGGGCTCCACATAGCAGGTCCTTTGGAACGATTTAGCATCCTGAATTGGATCATGCTTTTATCTGTGACAATTCCGCTGTAACCTCCCATCGCATCAATTTCACGCACAATTTGTCCTTTGGCTATTCCCCCCATAGCAGGGTTACAGCTCATTTGGGCAATTGTCTGCATATTCATGGTTATCAGAAGCACCTTGCTGCCCAAATTGGCGGCTGAAGCTGCGGCTTCGCATCCGGCATGACCGGCGCCTACTACTATAATATCATACTCTGGAAACATGAGGTGCAAAGATACAATTTGAAAAGGCTTTCTAAAAAAGACGATATGTTTCCCGTGAAACATATTGAATGATGAAAATCAATGTTTCATGTGGAACCTTTTAAAGTAAGATTTGAGATACTGGTTCTCTCTTTTTCTCATAGCGGCAATCTCGGCTTTGGACTTATCCTTGTATCCGCACAAATGCAATGCACCATGAAAAATTACCCTATGAAGCTCTTCTATAAAGGACGTGTTATGATTTTGAGCATTTTCTTTAACCCGATCGATACTAATATATACTTCTCCAGAAATTGAATTGGAAGAAGACAGGTCGAAGGTTAAAATATCTGTATAATAATTATGGTTAAGGAAGTTTTTATTCATTTCAAGAACCTCTTTATCTGAAGTAAAAATATATACCAGGGATTCCAGTTTATGGTTTTCCTTCCTGAACAATTGTTCAACAAAGAGCTTCAATTTATTCCTGTCTTTTAAATTTGTCTTTTGCGGAAAAAAGAATTTAATCTTCATTGTATTTTTCGTAAATCGAAATTATAGAACAAAAGCGAATGAATAAATTTGCAGATTAATAGATGACATGCAAAAAAGGCTATCGGAAATAGAAGTGGGCAAAACTGTTATAATTACCTCTTTTGAAAAAGATGATATTTTTCTCAAATTAATGGAGATGGGATGTGTTCCCGGCGAAACAATTCTCGTTGATCAAAAAGCTCCGCTAGGAGACCCGATTTCAATATTAGTCGCGGGCTATAATTTAAGTCTTCGCATCAGCGAAGCCGATAATATCTGGGTAGAAGAAGTAAGCATTGCATCTAATTCTAATAAATAATTGATTATCAATTTATTATGAAAATAGGATTGTATTTTGGCTCTTTTAACCCTATTCATATTGGTCACCTTATTATTGCAAGCCATATTACCAATTTTACGTCTTTAGACCAGGTTTGGTTTGTGGTATCCCCTCAAAATCCGTTAAAGCCCTCCTCCTCTTTATTAAATGAATATCATCGATTGCATTTTGTACAATTAGCCATTGAGGGTGAAAGTAAATTAAAAGCAAGTGATGTAGAGTTTCATTTACCTAAGCCATCTTATACGGTAGATACCCTGGCTTATTTAAAAGAAAAATATCCTCAACACGAATTTGCTGTGATAATGGGTGCTGATAGCTTCAGCAATATCAGCAACTGGAAAAATTATGAGGTGTTGTTAAAAAACAATTCCATCTATATTTATAAAAGGAAAGGATTTGAAATTACAGATGCTTTAGGGGCTGATATTATTTTATTGGAAGCTCCCATCTTAGATATATCATCTACACATATTCGCAATCTTATTAAAACCGGAAAATCTACAAGATATTTATTACCTGATGTTGTAAATAATGAAATAGAAAAAAACAACTATTATAAATAGAGGGCTGCTGTTACATTGAAAATATCCAACCAATAAATAAGCAGAATAAAACAATTACCGGGGCGGGTAATTTTTTAATATGTAGTGTTCCAAATGTTCCTACAATAACCATTACATTAATTATGCTTAAACTATTCAAGTGGTTCACCGATACGCCTCGTAATAAGTATAAAGTAGCTGCCCACATTAAGCCCACTACTACTGCATTTATTCCTTCCAATGCACGATACACTACCACAAACTTTTTAAGATTATGCCATACAGGATAAAAAAACAAAACCAGTAAGGCGCTTGGTAAAAAAATTGCAATTGAACCAATTACACAACCCAGAATGTGCATTTCTGTTCCATCGTTTTTTAATGCCAGCCCTCCTGTATATGAGGCTATAGAAAAAACAGGTCCGGGTATGGCTCTTACCATCCCTGCACCGGTCATAAGCTCATTCTTATCAATGATGATTCTGTTCTCTTTTTTTTCTGCCACCGTCATTGATGCAGGACGTGCAACATACTGATCCAGCATCATTGGAATTAATACATCGCCGCCACCAAAAACAAAACTTCCAAAGCGATAAAAGTTTTCAAATAAATTGTACGCTTTTCTTTCCGGCCAATCCTGTTTGCGTGCTGTTTCTGAAAGAACTCCGGCAATGATAAATATCAGCACAAACAACCAAATATTTGTCCAGCGAATATGTTTAGGCCGAACTATTTCCTTTTCCGGAATACGCTTATCACTGAAATTAGTA
The Ferruginibacter albus DNA segment above includes these coding regions:
- a CDS encoding DUF72 domain-containing protein, whose product is MDFGKVSPKELESVDFSLPKEPAANKLVLSGIKTKHPEIYIGCAKWGRKEWIGKIYPKGTKDANFLEHYVKHYNSIELNATHYKIYDAAAIAKWAAKAKGIDFKFCPKVPQAISHYSGFNNVDAITDSFLEGILAFKEHLGPVFLQVSERFSPNQRDKLFNYLRSLPVDLQFFLEVRHPDWFTDKIIRKELFDTLRSLNIGAVITDTAGRRDCAHMELTVPKTFIRYVGNSLHKTDYTRTDAWIKRLKYWMDHGLEELYYFMHMHNEATSPELTIYLVDKINKELDVKLKKPVFINKQQDLF
- a CDS encoding cupin domain-containing protein; translated protein: MNLSFIADTTKEKVFQEVEKYLQTKNFNIDKQDSSRPWGGFFVIDESQAETFIATYFPHLKKEDLLIADKLSPKILIVAPEKRLSWQYHHRRAEIWKLIGGEAAVITSDTDEEKEKRILHPGDIVQLKQGERHRLIGTQQWGIVAEIWQHTDAKNPSNEEDIVRVQDDFGR
- the mnmG gene encoding tRNA uridine-5-carboxymethylaminomethyl(34) synthesis enzyme MnmG, yielding MFPEYDIIVVGAGHAGCEAAASAANLGSKVLLITMNMQTIAQMSCNPAMGGIAKGQIVREIDAMGGYSGIVTDKSMIQFRMLNRSKGPAMWSPRAQNDRMLFAATWREMLENTLNVDFYQDMVNGLLVKDGRACGVITGLGHEIKAKSVVLTNGTFLNGVIHIGEKRFGGGRVAEKAATGITEQLISLGFESDRLKTGTPPRIDGRSLDYSKMEEQKGDDEIVGFSFLDIERIKPQQQRSCWITYTSDVVHDILKTGFEKSPMFQGRIQGRGPRYCPSIEDKINRFADKERHQLFVEPEGWNTVEIYVNGFSTSLPEDVQYQALKMVPGFENCRMFRPGYAIEYDYFPPTQLKFSLETKLVQNLFFAGQINGTTGYEEAACQGLMAGINAHQKASELDAVILKRSEAYIGVLIDDLINKGTDEPYRMFTSRAEFRTLLRQDNADLRLTEMSYRLGLASQERMEKVISKRESVEKVKDILNKVTLEPEETNDYLESVYSSPLISKQKAAQLLLRPMVNIIELINAVPKLADALSNFNKETLEQVEIQTKYDVYIEKEKELVAKMSQLENLIIPDNFNYDKLVSLSTEARQKFTKIKPRTLGQASRISGVNPSDVQILMVYMGR
- the ybeY gene encoding rRNA maturation RNase YbeY, with the translated sequence MKIKFFFPQKTNLKDRNKLKLFVEQLFRKENHKLESLVYIFTSDKEVLEMNKNFLNHNYYTDILTFDLSSSNSISGEVYISIDRVKENAQNHNTSFIEELHRVIFHGALHLCGYKDKSKAEIAAMRKRENQYLKSYFKRFHMKH
- a CDS encoding FeoA family protein; its protein translation is MQKRLSEIEVGKTVIITSFEKDDIFLKLMEMGCVPGETILVDQKAPLGDPISILVAGYNLSLRISEADNIWVEEVSIASNSNK
- the nadD gene encoding nicotinate (nicotinamide) nucleotide adenylyltransferase, whose product is MKIGLYFGSFNPIHIGHLIIASHITNFTSLDQVWFVVSPQNPLKPSSSLLNEYHRLHFVQLAIEGESKLKASDVEFHLPKPSYTVDTLAYLKEKYPQHEFAVIMGADSFSNISNWKNYEVLLKNNSIYIYKRKGFEITDALGADIILLEAPILDISSTHIRNLIKTGKSTRYLLPDVVNNEIEKNNYYK
- the chrA gene encoding chromate efflux transporter; this encodes MLRHIPFLRAVFLHSITAFGGPQGHLGMMMKTFVDKRRDVTKEELMEYVSFCQMLPGASSTQTLTLIGYKRGGVPLAVLTLIIWMLPACILMGVISFLVAGVGTTKLQGSVFQFIQPMAIGFLAYAAVKTFKISIHNTITQIIMMVSMSITYLYFKTPWVFPILIVVGGVATNFSDKRIPEKEIVRPKHIRWTNIWLFVLIFIIAGVLSETARKQDWPERKAYNLFENFYRFGSFVFGGGDVLIPMMLDQYVARPASMTVAEKKENRIIIDKNELMTGAGMVRAIPGPVFSIASYTGGLALKNDGTEMHILGCVIGSIAIFLPSALLVLFFYPVWHNLKKFVVVYRALEGINAVVVGLMWAATLYLLRGVSVNHLNSLSIINVMVIVGTFGTLHIKKLPAPVIVLFCLFIGWIFSM